The genomic stretch TCCATAGGCTCGGCAATCGTTTTTATCCCCAACCCGTTAACCGCGGCAGCCGGCAATGATGCATGGTTGTGCGTCATATTCGCTTACGGGTTTGGCATGCTTGTACTTGCTTGCGTACTCTATTTGCACAGCAAGCATAATAGTCAGAATTTGATTGCTTACTGCCGTGCGCTAATCGGCAATCCGCTTACCCTCCTTGTATCAATACCTATAGTTTGCATGCTTTTTTTTGCAATAAGCGCCATTAATTCCAGCATAGGCGATTTCTTTACAACGGTGATGATGGACCAAACTCCGCCGTATGTCTTTCATTCTATCGGTATGATCCTTGCCGCCTTAACGTCTAGAGCAGGCATTAAGATAGCGGCTAGAATGTTTCTGCTGCTACTGGTCATTTTGATTCTTTTCTCCATAACCGTTATCTTACTTGCTATTCCAGTCTATCACCCCAGCTACCTACTGCCTTTCTTTGACCATGGCTTTAAACCCGTCACGCATGGCTTCTTTATAGCGGCAGGTTTCCCGTTTGGTGAGGTTTGCTTATTCTCCATGCTGTTGCCTTTTGTTTCCAGAAGCAGCCAGCAAGAACTGAATAAGAAGCTCTATCTCGCGTTTTCCTTCACTGGTTTCATGCTGTTTATTTCAACGATCAGCGCAACGATGGCATTTGGTCCAGCTGCCGGTTTTTTTAACTACTCGCTGTACCGCTTAGCTATTGAAATCCGCATTGCCGAGCTGTTCCAAAGGGTTGAGGCCGTCATTGGAATTGCCCTTATTCTGGGCTCTTACATGAAAGCGACGCTGCTGCTCATGATTCTGAATTATGTTTTCATCGAGTTGCTCCGTATAAAAGACGATAAGATTCTCCTCTATCCGCTAGCGCTGATCTGTATTTTTTTATCGGCAACGATGTTTAAAAGCCCTGCTGATTTTCAAGAGCAGGTATATCTGATTTGGCCATTTTCGGTTCTTGCAATTGGCTGTATGCTCATCTTTTCTTTAACTATTATAACTTGGATAAAAAATAAAATATCGATAGACAAATGAGGCTGGGACTTTGAATGAAGCGATCCGATCAATAAAAAAGCTCAACACGAACCTGACCAATAACCAAAAAGAAATTGAACAAGTATTTTCCTGCTGCCAGGACGTTAACTTTCAAGATTGGCAATACGGAGCATCATTCCAATACGAAGCACTTTCTATTTACTGTGCTTCGCTTGCCAGCTATACGACTCATCTGCTTCAGCAAGCTCTGGAACATGTGGCTGCTTACACTTCGGAGAAGTGGGATTCCATTACCCCGGAGAAGCTAGAGGTATGTATGTCTAGATCCAACACCG from Paenibacillus sp. FSL H8-0548 encodes the following:
- a CDS encoding endospore germination permease; the encoded protein is MSSQHSTITITQLACLLSAYSIGSAIVFIPNPLTAAAGNDAWLCVIFAYGFGMLVLACVLYLHSKHNSQNLIAYCRALIGNPLTLLVSIPIVCMLFFAISAINSSIGDFFTTVMMDQTPPYVFHSIGMILAALTSRAGIKIAARMFLLLLVILILFSITVILLAIPVYHPSYLLPFFDHGFKPVTHGFFIAAGFPFGEVCLFSMLLPFVSRSSQQELNKKLYLAFSFTGFMLFISTISATMAFGPAAGFFNYSLYRLAIEIRIAELFQRVEAVIGIALILGSYMKATLLLMILNYVFIELLRIKDDKILLYPLALICIFLSATMFKSPADFQEQVYLIWPFSVLAIGCMLIFSLTIITWIKNKISIDK